Proteins found in one Colletes latitarsis isolate SP2378_abdomen chromosome 8, iyColLati1, whole genome shotgun sequence genomic segment:
- the LOC143345170 gene encoding uncharacterized protein LOC143345170: MADLNKELNEYLLSSKNEKQFKLTVPSVTIPKANIGKWFGKTGDEDEEETGWIQGTQKECCPSMTRLQRLIAFIVCFSMGVLCFCLSAIYIPVLLLKARKFALLYTLGSALFLASFCFLLGPLSYLKSLFSAERRCFSVSYFATLLGTLYFALHLQSTPLTVLCAVLQLIAMLSFLASHVPGGTKGLMFFTRMFKSSVSSTLPV, encoded by the exons ATGGCCGATCTTAATAAAGAACTAAACGAATATCTTCTTAGtagcaaaaatgaaaaacaatttaAGCTTACCGTACCCTCGGTAACGATACCAAAAGCAAATATTGGAAAATGGTTCGGAAAAACCGGTGACGAAGATGAAGAAGAAACAGGATGGATACAAGGAACACAAAAAGAATGTTGTCCTAGCATG ACAAGACTACAAAGGTTAATAGCATTTATCGTATGTTTTTCTATGGGTGTGCTTTGTTTTTGTCTCTCGGCAATTTATATTCCAGTTTTGTTACTCAAAGCGAGAAAATTTGCGCTTTTATACACTTTAGGAAGTGCTCTCTTCTTAGCGAG TTTTTGCTTCCTTTTGGGTCCATTAAGTTACCTGAAATCATTATTCTCTGCTGAGAGAAGGTGTTTCAGTGTATCCTATTTTGCAACTCTACTAGGAACGCTCTATTTTGCCCTCCATTTACAGTCTACACCATTGACAGTACTGTGTGCTGTTTTACAGTTAATAGCTATGTTATCCTTCTTAGCAAGTCATGTACCTGGAGGAACAAAGGGTCTGATGTTTTTTACGAGAATGTTCAAATCCTCTGTAAGTTCTACGTTACCTGTATGA